A single genomic interval of Apteryx mantelli isolate bAptMan1 chromosome 19, bAptMan1.hap1, whole genome shotgun sequence harbors:
- the WFIKKN2 gene encoding WAP, Kazal, immunoglobulin, Kunitz and NTR domain-containing protein 2: MLLVLFTRWMWILLGKSSVLLLLEVSLKGRALPPVRYSHAGICPNDMNPNLWVDAQSTCKRECEADLECETFEKCCPNVCGTKSCVAARYMDVKGKKGPVGMPKEATCDRFMCIQQGSECDIWDGQPVCKCKDRCEKEPSFTCASDGLTYYNKCYMDAEACIKGITLNVVTCRYHLTWPNTSPIPPETTARPTTAYSETTIIDILPPALVNNPVHQSVYVGETVSFLCDVTGRPKPEITWEKQVDGKEKVVMKPNHVRGNVVVTNIAQLVIYNTQLQDAGIYTCTAKNSGGLLRADFPLSVIKGEPTSKEASQNKTHFPTDECLKQPDSEDCGEEQTRWYYDAKKNNCFTFIYGNCNSNLNHFETYENCMLTCMNGPINICNLPALQGHCKAYEPRWAYNSLTKQCQSFIYGGCGGNENNFESREACEEMCPFPKNTHCKACKPRQKLVTSFCKSDFVILGRITELTEDQDSGHALVTVEEILKDEKMGLKFLGKEPLEITLLNMDWSCPCPNMTTVDGQLIIMGDVHNGMAILQPDSFVGTSSIRRVRKLREVIHKKTCELLKEFLGLH; encoded by the exons ATGTTGTTGGTGCTGTTCACTCGGTGGATGTGGATCttgctggggaagagcagtgtCCTGTTGCTTCTGGAGGTCTCTCTAAAGGGGAGAGCTTTACCTCCCGTACGGTATTCACACGCTGGGATATGCCCCAATGACATGAACCCCAACCTGTGGGTAGATGCGCAGAGCACTTGCAAGCGGGAGTGCGAAGCCGATCTG GAGTGCGAGACCTTTGAGAAGTGCTGCCCCAATGTGTGTGGGACAAAGAGTTGCGTGGCGGCTCGGTACATGGAcgtcaaggggaaaaaagggccgGTGGGAATGCCCAAAGAGGCAACCTGCGACCGTTTCATGTGCATCCAGCAAGGTTCAGAGTGTGACATCTGGGATGGACAACCCGTGTGCAAGTGCAAGGACAGGTGTGAGAAGGAGCCAAGCTTCACCTGTGCCTCCGATGGGCTCACCTACTATAACAAGTGCTACATGGATGCAGAAGCTTGCATCAAAGGCATTACACTGAACGTTGTCACCTGTCGATACCATCTTACCTGGCCAAACACCAGCCCTATCCCACCAGAAACAACAGCTCGCCCTACCACTGCCTATTCAGAGACAACCATCATTGACATCTTGCCACCAGCGCTAGTGAACAATCCAGTCCATCAGTCAGTCTACGTGGGAGAGACCGTGAGCTTCCTCTGTGACGTTACAGGGAGACCCAAGCCAGAAATCACATGGGAGAAGCAGGTTGATGGGAAGGAAAAAGTCGTTATGAAGCCAAATCACGTCAGAGGGAATGTCGTGGTCACCAACATTGCCCAGCTGGTCATCTACAACACCCAGCTCCAAGATGCAGGCATCTACACCTGCACTGCAAAAAATAGCGGTGGCCTTCTCAGGGCTGATTTCCCCTTGTCAGTTATCAAAGGAGAACCTACATCCAAGGAAGCTTCCcagaacaaaacacattttccaaCGGATGAGTGCCTGAAGCAACCAGACAGTGAAGACTGCGGAGAAGAGCAGACCAGGTGGTATTACGatgcaaagaaaaacaactgCTTTACTTTCATCTATGGGAACTGTAACAGCAACCTCAACCACTTTGAGACCTATGAGAACTGTATGTTAACTTGCATGAACGGCCCAATCAACATTTGCAATCTGCCAGCTCTCCAAGGTCACTGCAAAGCCTATGAGCCCAGATGGGCCTATAACAGCTTGACAAAGCAATGCCAGTCCTTCATTTATGGTGGGTGTGGAGGCAACGAGAACAACTTTGAAAGCAGGGAGGCCTGTGAAGAGATGTGCCCTTTCCCGAAGAACACACACTGCAAAGCCTGCAAACCACGCCAGAAGCTGGTGACAAGCTTCTGCAAAAGCGACTTTGTTATCCTGGGCCGTATAACAGAACTGACCGAAGACCAAGACTCGGGACATGCTCTGGTGACAGTGGAGGAGATTCTCAAAGATGAAAAAATGGGATTAAAATTCCTGGGGAAGGAACCATTGGAAATCACCCTTTTGAACATGGACTGGAGCTGCCCATGTCCCAACATGACCACAGTGGATGGCCAGCTCATCATCATGGGAGATGTCCACAACGGCATGGCTATCCTACAGCCAGACAGCTTTGTGGGGACCTCCAGCATCCGGCGCGTACGGAAACTCCGTGAAGTCATCCACAAGAAAACCTGTGAGCTTCTGAAAGAGTTCTTAGGATTACATTAA